From Corvus moneduloides isolate bCorMon1 chromosome 4, bCorMon1.pri, whole genome shotgun sequence, one genomic window encodes:
- the RPS16 gene encoding 40S ribosomal protein S16 produces MPAKGPLQSVQVFGRKKTATAVAHCKRGNGLIKVNGRPLEMIEPRTLQYKLLEPVLLLGKERFAGVDIRVRVKGGGHVAQIYAIRQAISKALVAYYQKYVDEASKKEIKDILIQYDRTLLVADPRRCESKKFGGPGARARYQKSYR; encoded by the exons ATGCCGGCCAAGGGCCCCCTGCAGAGCGTCCAGGTCTTCGGACGAAAG AAAACTGCAACGGCTGTTGCCCACTGCAagagagggaatggcctcatTAAAGTTAATGGAAGACCTCTGGAAATGATTGAGCCCAGAACTCTGCAGTATAAA ctgcttGAACCTGTCCTCCTCCTGGGGAAGGAACGGTTTGCTGGTGTTGACATCAGAGTCCGTGTGAAGGGTGGTGGCCACGTAGCACAAATCTATG ctaTCCGTCAAGCTATTTCCAAAGCTTTGGTGGCTTACTATCAAAAAT atgttGATGAAGCTTCCAAGAAAGAGATCAAGGACATTCTAATCCAGTATGATAGGACTCTGCTTGTTGCAGATCCTCGCCGTTGCGAATCCAAGAAATTTGGAGGACCTGGTGCTCGTGCACGCTACCAGAAGTCTTACCGTTAA